CTCAGCACCCCCTCTCGCCGtcccttccctccctttctcaGCCATGTCCCCTTCCCCCCTCGGCACGCTGGCCCTCCCTCTTCCATCGCCCGCCACACGACGCTCCATCTCCATGGGCGACTTCCGGCGGGTGACGATGGCCTTGTATGGCTCGGAGCCCCCCTCGACAGCCACCACGGCCCCCTCCTCCAAGATGGTGACCCCCAGCTCCAGCATGGAGTTTGAGGCAGCCCGCCGGCGCCTGCTGGAGATGGAGGAGCGCCAGCGTGTCATCCAGGAGATGGAGCGGCGCCTGGAGGAGCTCCGGGAGGTCTTCGTGCGCTCGGAGCAGGAGGCAGTGGAGCATGGCGAGGTGGTTACCCGCATCGCCTGCGCTGCCCAGCAGGGGGAGATGTACACGGCTGAGAACAGCCAGCGGTTCAAGAAGGGCCTGCGCTTCAAGAAGCACCGGCCCACGATCGTTTTCTCATCCATGCTAGGACTCCGCACGTGCCTGCCCTGGCCCGTCAAACTCAAATGACCCCCATCAACTACAGACCACCACCTCTTCAGACCATTACCCCTTATTGATGTACAATCCCCGCTTGAGCTCTTGTTTGTTCCTGGAGGCGGGCCCTCTATGGACTAAAAACCGCCTACTAAACATCTGAGTTAGTTTGGCAGCCATTGGACTCATATGGTACATCTGTGAACCCAAAAGGTTATTGTACAAATGCAAAGATGTCATTGCTTGATGTGGTTGGTAGATTCTTATTTTCTGTGCTTTATGTGTTGGGAAAAGGGAAAAGATTCAAGGTGCAAGTCTCGGAAGAGGCTACGAGAGGGAGCAGGCATTGGACTGTGAGGTAACATGGAAACGATTCATTTTCTCTGTGCCTCATgatatgcagagagagaagagggttatATAACAAAGCGGGGCTTATGGGATGGGGGAGAGCGTTGAACAATCTCCCTTTCCAACCTACTGAATTGAGAAAAGGGGAGCGAAGGGCAGTTGAGGATCGACAGAGAAAGGGGAGTCAGAAAGCGTGGGTGGTAGAGGGTCATGCTCAAGAAGGGAAACGTGCCTTGGCATTCCCCAGCAAACTCCCTATATCTCTCAGCCCAGTAATCTTTTGAGCTGTGAAAGCCAAGTCCCCAGTGGAGTAATCGTCGGCTCTCTCGGGGCGAGAGAGAAAGTAGTTCCTTCTCAGATGCTTCCACCTGTGGCCtcttctagctctctctctctcctttaatcCTTCCAGAATGTATTCAACAAACATTATGTCCTCGGAGACTGAGGATTCAAGAACAACTTGCTTTTCTGCTGCATTTATTTCAGTCGGACCTGAGCGATGGACAATGGCGCTGATGCAAAACTATGTTATTTTGATAACGGTAGAGCTGGGCTCTCAATGCTTTCGAGGTTGACGGAATGTTTTAGGGTTGCAATAGCCATGCCATGGCCAGAGAGACAAGCAAAGGTAGGATATATACACCAAGGTTACAGACTAGCTGAGCCAGGGGGTGGATGTTTGTGCTGACGTCTAACGTTTCTAGCTCTCTGTGTTGCTGTCATGGCAAACGGATGGCCGAGTCAGTTCTGTGAAAGATGGAGGGTTCAAAGAGGCAGCCAGAGAGGAGACAAATTAGCAAATATAGCAATTTAACGTTATTGACGTAATCGCATTGGTACCCATTGCAATTAATGCCCCTTTTCATAgggaaaaaactgaggatggttCAAGGATGGGTTTGTGTGACAGTGTCTTTGAAGGTACATGTAGTAATCTTTTTGAAAGTGTTAGATGTTTCTCGTGCACGGCACTTTATCTGTGTTCCATGTAGGTGACCTGGTTCTACAGAGATAGGCCTAGAACAGAACACACTCGCATGATTATTTGTCCTatttcttctccttcctctcctcgtTCCATTCGTCTTAGGTAACCATTTCCCCACCCCTTTGCTTTAgcggcagtgtgtgtgcgtcgaAAGCACAGCCAATTCACTAGGGGGATCTATTTATGGCAATCGTAggttatggcagacagacaatgTCTGTGCTACATAaattggaagtgtgtgtgtgtgcagatgagTGCAGTATCTAGGACAGCTTCTGCTCTCCATGGATTGTTGAAACTGATGCTACAGAGCAAATATTACATCAAATTCAAGGAGTACTGATGTTGGGGTAAGGTAAAGTTGTAGCTGATACTGTTTCAATGCTCAGTCATTTGATgtatgacatgttggctggaaaCAGGAAATGGTGAGGACCCTTTTTAGCTAACCATATTTCATAAGAACTAACCTGTCATAGGTGGGCAGAGAAAACACTTCCAGGTAATTGGCTTCTTCACAGCGCGGTAATTGTTTCCCATTATCATTCTGATCAAAAGCTCCATCAAGGTTCTTAGTAGGCAAGAAGGGAAGTGTTTCTGGTACAATTCGATAGGCTAGTTTAAATTGTTAAGACATTTGGCAACAAACTCTTGCTCTTGTTGGAGCATAAATTGTTGACGTTTTAAATCAATGTCTTGTTTTGGTGGTATTAGGATTTCTGCTGCTTCCAGGTTGCTGTTTAATGTTAGAATAGCTTGGGATTGCTTGAGCAGCCTGGTCTCAGTGCCAGACGAAACATACTTTATGTATTTCTGAGCACCTCCAAgacgtacactacatgaccaaaagtatgtggacacctgctcgtcaaacatcttattccaaaatcatgggcattaatatggagttggtcctacgtttgctgctacaacagcctccactcttctgggaaggctttcctctagatgttgaaCATTGCtggggggacttgcttccattcagccacaagagcattagtgaggttggccactgatgttgggcgattaggccaggctcgcagtcggcgttccaattcatcccaaaggcgcTCAAGGGGGTTGaagtcagggttctgtgcaggccagtcaagttcttccacaccgctctcgacaaaccatttctgtatgggcctcgctttgtgcacgggggcattgtcatgctgaaacaggcattgtcatgcttccacaacctgttgccacaaagttggaagcacagaatcatctattCTTTGTATGCTGTagtattaagatttcccttcactgggactaaggggcctagtccgaaccaagaaaaacagccccaggcctttattccccctccaccaaactttacagttggcactatgcattagggcaggtagcattctccttgattccgtcaaacccagatgtgtctgtcagactgccagatggtaaagcgtgattccTCAATCCAGAgaaggcgtttccactgctccagagtccaatggcgtcgagctttacaccactccagccgatgcttggcattgcgcatggtgatcttaggcttgtgtgcgggctgctcggccatggaaactcatttca
This Salvelinus fontinalis isolate EN_2023a chromosome 16, ASM2944872v1, whole genome shotgun sequence DNA region includes the following protein-coding sequences:
- the LOC129812580 gene encoding TMF-regulated nuclear protein 1-like, giving the protein MDDMDSHLHPEASAPPLAVPSLPFSAMSPSPLGTLALPLPSPATRRSISMGDFRRVTMALYGSEPPSTATTAPSSKMVTPSSSMEFEAARRRLLEMEERQRVIQEMERRLEELREVFVRSEQEAVEHGEVVTRIACAAQQGEMYTAENSQRFKKGLRFKKHRPTIVFSSMLGLRTCLPWPVKLK